One stretch of Portunus trituberculatus isolate SZX2019 chromosome 23, ASM1759143v1, whole genome shotgun sequence DNA includes these proteins:
- the LOC123507652 gene encoding death-associated protein kinase 1-like isoform X6, producing the protein MTTRSESRPQLLYSASNDDDAQSGGGKQDRKGHGSPETEFEPLATTTVTTTSTSTPTTAETDANGDGVSESKGDDENCVNGGGEEGGGGDSTEAGKSCDASSLAVAPSSGLQHHFSLDFPRAQLEKLEPEMLQDSSFVLSAMVAAVEEGNLPGLEKLFTVAQNIDVNMANKHGESAIHLSCGLGQLDALRFLVKKGGGIEATDAQGDTPLHWAARQGHAHIIAYLIEQGAQINTQNKNGETCLHVACRYGHTMVVQNLCLCNMNIDLQDDHGETALHIAVWHGFPRIVHHLCSASANTELTDKESQTPLHVASGRGHVECVRGLVGSGACVDSQDAHGATPIHHALARHHIQTARILLHAGANTDITDDLGEAPIHIVAREGLLSLAQTLCAFGCCVDVPNKTGLYPLHLAAKHGHTELVRCLCLAGCTVEQKSREGILAEVSAMAQGYDDIADLLNRLRGEQQREEYIQQLIPSPASIPRIKVKFLGHSGAGKTALVDTLKTGYFSSFFRRSKSSTSTTSIGSVGKSSSTMKGHFEMESPLSSRQNSLTFEPCENYTKGIDVQQVTISGVGELSLWEFSGHEAYFPVYDHFIGNTSCVHLVVFSLNQPFDVQLQQCSFWLSFLQARIPPMEPLNMRGKPSKPAKVALVGTHADTAQCHRNLQGEFVAPQVHLLQEKLLDLFGDVFEVHDTVFVMDATAPGSAASRALKQYLADCKAKVTQGVPRVTGFLGAVVTTLAEWRASLGEFPVVSWPQFVDVTHQRVNPLAGEEHLREVVQQLQLMGEVVYLKAEAQDLVVLDPAWLTHQQIGHLLSTQYAAHARVTGCYTVDDFQMSFPECDALDLLQVLEALHLCTQCDNDGEIEYEFPCFNQVETLDGLWEKVDPRYTDGVYGGVRLRSPAPTQYILPPIYIRLQVQLRRSWQEYPERDTDLYQWCGGSKFCSGPLEALLTVEEGGEAIELKVRGPPESGPVAFFFMEDLLAMIDQVLVEMCPGLVLEKHVLSSEQLAAHAATVYAWPPADIYTALLSGGVQATLANPITAKEETFTSLVCFGSQDVVSSLVVGGDVHISSLCTVTVQRLAALMDPPHPRGSDWCVLAVKLGLQQLLPSLDTSGGASQHSPTATLLHSWGQTSAATLGKLVTELRGMEREDAAVVVMCGAPLYQLAPPDEDTTSDSPPISSTSATSTSNLSR; encoded by the exons AAGTAAAGGCGATGATGAGAACTGTGTtaatggaggaggggaagaaggaggagggggggatagTACTGAGGCTGGGAAGTCCTGTGATGCCTCCTCCCTGGCTGTGGCTCCTTCGTCAGGCCTCCAGCACCACTTCTCTCTGGACTTCCCGCGTGCACAGCTGGAAAAACTTGAGCCAGAGATGCTTCAG GACTCCAGCTTTGTGCTCTCAGCGATGGTGGCggctgtggaggaaggaaacctGCCAGGACTAGAGAAGCTGTTCACTGTGGCCCAGAATATTGATGTTAATATGGCTaacaag cATGGAGAGAGTGCCATCCACCTGTCATGTGGCCTGGGGCAGCTGGACGCCCTCAGATTCCtggtgaagaagggaggagggatagaGGCCACTGATGCCCAGGGAGACACACCCCTCCACTGGGCTGCCCGCCAGGGTCATGCACACATCATTGCTTACCTAATTGAGCAAGGAGCACAAATTAACACACAGAATAAG AATGGGGAGACCTGTCTGCACGTGGCCTGCCGCTATGGACACACAATGGTGGTGCAGAACCTGTGCCTGTGCAACATGAACATTGACCTCCAGGACGAC CATGGAGAGACAGCGCTGCACATTGCAGTCTGGCACGGCTTCCCTCGCATCGTCCACCACTTGTGTTCTGCCTCGGCCAACACTGAGCTGACTGACAAG GAGAGCCAGACACCGCTGCACGTGGCCAGTGGGCGGGGCCATGTGGAATGTGTGCGTGGCCTGGTGGGTTCCGGTGCTTGCGTGGATTCCCAGGATGCCCATGGTGCCACGCCAATCCATCATGCTCTGGCCCGCCACCACATTCAGACAGCACGCATTCTCCTCCATGCCGGCGCCAACACTGACATTACTGATGAT TTGGGAGAGGCACCGATCCATATTGTAGCCAGGGAGGGATTACTCTCCTTGGCGCAGACCCTGTGTGCTTTTGGGTGCTGTGTTGATGTGCCCAACAAGACTGGCCTGTACCCCTTGCACCTAGCAGCCAAGCACGGCCACACAGAGCTGGTCCg GTGTCTGTGTCTGGCAGGGTGCACTGTGGAGCAGAAGAGCCGTGAGGGCATCCTGGCAGAGGTATCGGCAATGGCCCAAGGATACGATGACATAGCGGACCTTCTCAACAGACTCAGAGGG GAGCAGCAGAGAGAAGAGTACATCCAACAGCTGATCCCGAGTCCTGCCTCCATCCCACGCATCAAAGTGAAGTTCCTGGGTCACTCTGGCGCCGGCAAGACAGCTCTTGTGGACACCCTCAAGACTggctacttctcctccttctttcgcaGGAGCAAGAGCAGCACCTCCACCACATCGATCGGCTCTGTTGGAAAGA GTTCCTCCACCATGAAGGGACACTTTGAAATGGAGTCGCCTCTCAGCTCCCGCCAGAACTCCCTCACGTTTGAGCCATGTGAGAACTACACCAAAGGCATTGATGTCCAGCAG GTCACCATTTCTGGGGTCGGGGAGCTGTCACTGTGGGAGTTCTCAGGTCATGAGGCGTACTTCCCTGTGTATGACCACTTCATTGGCAACACCTCCTGTGTCCACCTGGTGGTGTTCTCCCTCAACCAGCCCTTTGATGTGCAGCTCCAGCAGTGCTCCTTCTGGCTGTCTTTCCTGCAGGCTCGCATCCCTCCGATGGAACCACTCA ACATGCGAGGGAAGCCTAGCAAGCCAGCAAAGGTGGCCCTTGTTGGTACACACGCTGACACAGCCCAGTGCCACCGCAACCTTCAGGGAGAGTTTGTTGCTCCACAGGTTCACCTGCTGCAG GAGAAGCTGCTGGACCTGTTTGGGGATGTGTTTGAGGTGCACGACACAGTGTTTGTGATGGATGCCACAGCTCCTGGGTCAGCCGCCAGCCGAGCCCTCAAGCAGTACCTGGCTGACTGCAAGGCCAAGGTCACCCAG GGGGTGCCTCGAGTCACAGGGTTCCTGGGAGCGGTGGTGACAACGCTGGCAGAGTGGAGGGCCTCACTGGGGGAGTTCCCAGTTGTGTCTTGGCCGCAGTTTGTTGATGTGACCCACCAGCGAGTCAATCCATTGGCTGGGGAGGAGCATCTTCGTGAG GTGGTACAGCAGCTGCAGTTGATGGGGGAGGTGGTGTACCTGAAAGCAGAGGCACAAGACTTGGTGGTGCTGGACCCAGCCTGGCTCACTCACCAGCAGATTGGTCACTTGCTCTCAACACAGTATGCAGCCCATGCCAGAGTCACAG GCTGCTACACTGTGGACGACTTCCAGATGAGCTTCCCAGAGTGTGATGCTTTAGACCTACTGCAGGTGCTGGAGGCATTGCACCTCTGTACTCAG TGTGATAATGACGGTGAAATAGAGTATGAATTCCCATGCTTCAACCAAGTGGAGACGCTGGATGGCCTGTGGGAGAAGGTGGACCCGCGTTACACTGACGGTGTGTATGGGGGTGTGCGCCTCCGCTCCCCGGCACCCACGCAGTACATCCTGCCTCCCATATACATCCGCCTCCAG GTTCAGCTGCGGAGGTCATGGCAGGAGTAcccagagagagacacagatctCTACCAGTGGTGTGGAGGCTCCAAGTTCTGCTCTGGTCCCCTGGAGGCTCTGCTCACagtggaggagggtggggaggcCATAGAGCTAAAGGTGCGCGGTCCTCCTGAGTCTGGCCCCGTTGCCTTCTTCTTCATGGAGGACCTCCTAGCCATGATTGATCAG GTCTTGGTTGAGATGTGTCCCGGACTGGTGCTGGAGAAACACGTGTTGAGCTCGGAGCAGCTGGCAGCACATGCTGCCACGGTGTATGCCTGGCCCCCTGCTGACATATACACAGCCCTGCTTAGTGGTGGTGTGCAGGCCACTCTTGCCAACCCTATCACAGCCAAGGAAGAGACATTCACCAGCTTAGTCTGTTTTGGGTCTCAGGAT GTGGTGTCCAGCCTGGTGGTGGGGGGTGATGTGCACATCTCCAGCCTCTGCACTGTCACTGTCCAGCGCTTGGCAGCACTCATGGATCCCCCACATCCAAGGGGCTCTGACTG GTGTGTTCTGGCAGTAAAGCTTGGTCTGCAGcagctcctcccttccctggACACAAGTGGTGGTGCTTCCCAACACTCCCCCACTGCCACCCTCCTGCACTCCTGGGGCCAGACCTCTGCAGCAACACTGG GCAAGCTGGTGACAGAGCTGCGAGGGATGGAGCGAGAGGATGCGgccgtggtggtgatgtgtggtgctCCCCTGTACCAGTTGGCTCCCCCAGATGAGGACACCACCTCAGAttcccctcccatctcctccacctcagcCACCTCTACCTCCAACCTGTCCAGATGA
- the LOC123507652 gene encoding death-associated protein kinase 1-like isoform X5: MTTRSESRPQLLYSASNDDDAQSGGGKQDRKGHGSPETEFEPLATTTVTTTSTSTPTTAETDANGDGVSESKGDDENCVNGGGEEGGGGDSTEAGKSCDASSLAVAPSSGLQHHFSLDFPRAQLEKLEPEMLQDSSFVLSAMVAAVEEGNLPGLEKLFTVAQNIDVNMANKHGESAIHLSCGLGQLDALRFLVKKGGGIEATDAQGDTPLHWAARQGHAHIIAYLIEQGAQINTQNKNGETCLHVACRYGHTMVVQNLCLCNMNIDLQDDHGETALHIAVWHGFPRIVHHLCSASANTELTDKESQTPLHVASGRGHVECVRGLVGSGACVDSQDAHGATPIHHALARHHIQTARILLHAGANTDITDDLGEAPIHIVAREGLLSLAQTLCAFGCCVDVPNKTGLYPLHLAAKHGHTELVRCLCLAGCTVEQKSREGILAEVSAMAQGYDDIADLLNRLRGEQQREEYIQQLIPSPASIPRIKVKFLGHSGAGKTALVDTLKTGYFSSFFRRSKSSTSTTSIGSVGKSSSTMKGHFEMESPLSSRQNSLTFEPCENYTKGIDVQQVTISGVGELSLWEFSGHEAYFPVYDHFIGNTSCVHLVVFSLNQPFDVQLQQCSFWLSFLQARIPPMEPLNMRGKPSKPAKVALVGTHADTAQCHRNLQGEFVAPQVHLLQEKLLDLFGDVFEVHDTVFVMDATAPGSAASRALKQYLADCKAKVTQGWSGASVAYAVGAAVSGDGYTILQPDSCEGVPRVTGFLGAVVTTLAEWRASLGEFPVVSWPQFVDVTHQRVNPLAGEEHLREVVQQLQLMGEVVYLKAEAQDLVVLDPAWLTHQQIGHLLSTQYAAHARVTGCYTVDDFQMSFPECDALDLLQVLEALHLCTQCDNDGEIEYEFPCFNQVETLDGLWEKVDPRYTDGVYGGVRLRSPAPTQYILPPIYIRLQVQLRRSWQEYPERDTDLYQWCGGSKFCSGPLEALLTVEEGGEAIELKVRGPPESGPVAFFFMEDLLAMIDQVLVEMCPGLVLEKHVLSSEQLAAHAATVYAWPPADIYTALLSGGVQATLANPITAKEETFTSLVCFGSQDVVSSLVVGGDVHISSLCTVTVQRLAALMDPPHPRGSDWCVLAVKLGLQQLLPSLDTSGGASQHSPTATLLHSWGQTSAATLGKLVTELRGMEREDAAVVVMCGAPLYQLAPPDEDTTSDSPPISSTSATSTSNLSR; this comes from the exons AAGTAAAGGCGATGATGAGAACTGTGTtaatggaggaggggaagaaggaggagggggggatagTACTGAGGCTGGGAAGTCCTGTGATGCCTCCTCCCTGGCTGTGGCTCCTTCGTCAGGCCTCCAGCACCACTTCTCTCTGGACTTCCCGCGTGCACAGCTGGAAAAACTTGAGCCAGAGATGCTTCAG GACTCCAGCTTTGTGCTCTCAGCGATGGTGGCggctgtggaggaaggaaacctGCCAGGACTAGAGAAGCTGTTCACTGTGGCCCAGAATATTGATGTTAATATGGCTaacaag cATGGAGAGAGTGCCATCCACCTGTCATGTGGCCTGGGGCAGCTGGACGCCCTCAGATTCCtggtgaagaagggaggagggatagaGGCCACTGATGCCCAGGGAGACACACCCCTCCACTGGGCTGCCCGCCAGGGTCATGCACACATCATTGCTTACCTAATTGAGCAAGGAGCACAAATTAACACACAGAATAAG AATGGGGAGACCTGTCTGCACGTGGCCTGCCGCTATGGACACACAATGGTGGTGCAGAACCTGTGCCTGTGCAACATGAACATTGACCTCCAGGACGAC CATGGAGAGACAGCGCTGCACATTGCAGTCTGGCACGGCTTCCCTCGCATCGTCCACCACTTGTGTTCTGCCTCGGCCAACACTGAGCTGACTGACAAG GAGAGCCAGACACCGCTGCACGTGGCCAGTGGGCGGGGCCATGTGGAATGTGTGCGTGGCCTGGTGGGTTCCGGTGCTTGCGTGGATTCCCAGGATGCCCATGGTGCCACGCCAATCCATCATGCTCTGGCCCGCCACCACATTCAGACAGCACGCATTCTCCTCCATGCCGGCGCCAACACTGACATTACTGATGAT TTGGGAGAGGCACCGATCCATATTGTAGCCAGGGAGGGATTACTCTCCTTGGCGCAGACCCTGTGTGCTTTTGGGTGCTGTGTTGATGTGCCCAACAAGACTGGCCTGTACCCCTTGCACCTAGCAGCCAAGCACGGCCACACAGAGCTGGTCCg GTGTCTGTGTCTGGCAGGGTGCACTGTGGAGCAGAAGAGCCGTGAGGGCATCCTGGCAGAGGTATCGGCAATGGCCCAAGGATACGATGACATAGCGGACCTTCTCAACAGACTCAGAGGG GAGCAGCAGAGAGAAGAGTACATCCAACAGCTGATCCCGAGTCCTGCCTCCATCCCACGCATCAAAGTGAAGTTCCTGGGTCACTCTGGCGCCGGCAAGACAGCTCTTGTGGACACCCTCAAGACTggctacttctcctccttctttcgcaGGAGCAAGAGCAGCACCTCCACCACATCGATCGGCTCTGTTGGAAAGA GTTCCTCCACCATGAAGGGACACTTTGAAATGGAGTCGCCTCTCAGCTCCCGCCAGAACTCCCTCACGTTTGAGCCATGTGAGAACTACACCAAAGGCATTGATGTCCAGCAG GTCACCATTTCTGGGGTCGGGGAGCTGTCACTGTGGGAGTTCTCAGGTCATGAGGCGTACTTCCCTGTGTATGACCACTTCATTGGCAACACCTCCTGTGTCCACCTGGTGGTGTTCTCCCTCAACCAGCCCTTTGATGTGCAGCTCCAGCAGTGCTCCTTCTGGCTGTCTTTCCTGCAGGCTCGCATCCCTCCGATGGAACCACTCA ACATGCGAGGGAAGCCTAGCAAGCCAGCAAAGGTGGCCCTTGTTGGTACACACGCTGACACAGCCCAGTGCCACCGCAACCTTCAGGGAGAGTTTGTTGCTCCACAGGTTCACCTGCTGCAG GAGAAGCTGCTGGACCTGTTTGGGGATGTGTTTGAGGTGCACGACACAGTGTTTGTGATGGATGCCACAGCTCCTGGGTCAGCCGCCAGCCGAGCCCTCAAGCAGTACCTGGCTGACTGCAAGGCCAAGGTCACCCAG gGCTGGAGCGGGGCCAGTGTGGCGTATGCTGTGGGTGCGGCAGTAAGCGGGGATGGCTATACAATCCTGCAGCCTGACTCATGTGAG GGGGTGCCTCGAGTCACAGGGTTCCTGGGAGCGGTGGTGACAACGCTGGCAGAGTGGAGGGCCTCACTGGGGGAGTTCCCAGTTGTGTCTTGGCCGCAGTTTGTTGATGTGACCCACCAGCGAGTCAATCCATTGGCTGGGGAGGAGCATCTTCGTGAG GTGGTACAGCAGCTGCAGTTGATGGGGGAGGTGGTGTACCTGAAAGCAGAGGCACAAGACTTGGTGGTGCTGGACCCAGCCTGGCTCACTCACCAGCAGATTGGTCACTTGCTCTCAACACAGTATGCAGCCCATGCCAGAGTCACAG GCTGCTACACTGTGGACGACTTCCAGATGAGCTTCCCAGAGTGTGATGCTTTAGACCTACTGCAGGTGCTGGAGGCATTGCACCTCTGTACTCAG TGTGATAATGACGGTGAAATAGAGTATGAATTCCCATGCTTCAACCAAGTGGAGACGCTGGATGGCCTGTGGGAGAAGGTGGACCCGCGTTACACTGACGGTGTGTATGGGGGTGTGCGCCTCCGCTCCCCGGCACCCACGCAGTACATCCTGCCTCCCATATACATCCGCCTCCAG GTTCAGCTGCGGAGGTCATGGCAGGAGTAcccagagagagacacagatctCTACCAGTGGTGTGGAGGCTCCAAGTTCTGCTCTGGTCCCCTGGAGGCTCTGCTCACagtggaggagggtggggaggcCATAGAGCTAAAGGTGCGCGGTCCTCCTGAGTCTGGCCCCGTTGCCTTCTTCTTCATGGAGGACCTCCTAGCCATGATTGATCAG GTCTTGGTTGAGATGTGTCCCGGACTGGTGCTGGAGAAACACGTGTTGAGCTCGGAGCAGCTGGCAGCACATGCTGCCACGGTGTATGCCTGGCCCCCTGCTGACATATACACAGCCCTGCTTAGTGGTGGTGTGCAGGCCACTCTTGCCAACCCTATCACAGCCAAGGAAGAGACATTCACCAGCTTAGTCTGTTTTGGGTCTCAGGAT GTGGTGTCCAGCCTGGTGGTGGGGGGTGATGTGCACATCTCCAGCCTCTGCACTGTCACTGTCCAGCGCTTGGCAGCACTCATGGATCCCCCACATCCAAGGGGCTCTGACTG GTGTGTTCTGGCAGTAAAGCTTGGTCTGCAGcagctcctcccttccctggACACAAGTGGTGGTGCTTCCCAACACTCCCCCACTGCCACCCTCCTGCACTCCTGGGGCCAGACCTCTGCAGCAACACTGG GCAAGCTGGTGACAGAGCTGCGAGGGATGGAGCGAGAGGATGCGgccgtggtggtgatgtgtggtgctCCCCTGTACCAGTTGGCTCCCCCAGATGAGGACACCACCTCAGAttcccctcccatctcctccacctcagcCACCTCTACCTCCAACCTGTCCAGATGA